Proteins from a single region of Pseudopedobacter saltans DSM 12145:
- a CDS encoding Spy/CpxP family protein refolding chaperone: MKIILSTFFCAFMFSAKAQQDSIEVSPLKFIGDKEYAYYTKGNDPSLVLIAELNNYPSPQKVLDKQKQLNLSTDQKIQIQTIHTEMMRKIKEMGGFLITEQTKLNKLFETNKVNEGSLIYHTNKIGALEGEMRNAYLKAHLRTRGILTAQQLKKYDSIKNTNK, from the coding sequence ATGAAAATAATCTTATCTACCTTTTTTTGTGCTTTTATGTTCTCTGCAAAAGCGCAGCAAGATTCTATTGAAGTTTCGCCTTTAAAATTTATCGGTGATAAAGAGTATGCTTATTATACAAAAGGGAACGATCCTTCTCTGGTGCTGATAGCGGAATTGAATAATTACCCCTCTCCGCAAAAAGTTCTGGATAAACAAAAGCAACTGAATTTAAGCACCGATCAGAAAATCCAAATTCAAACTATACATACCGAAATGATGCGGAAAATTAAAGAAATGGGCGGCTTTCTGATTACGGAACAGACAAAACTGAATAAGCTTTTCGAAACAAATAAAGTGAATGAGGGTTCTTTAATATATCATACCAATAAAATTGGTGCACTAGAAGGCGAAATGCGCAATGCATATTTAAAAGCGCATTTAAGAACCCGGGGGATTTTAACCGCCCAACAACTTAAAAAATACGATTCTATAAAGAATACAAACAAGTAA
- a CDS encoding acetyl-CoA carboxylase carboxyltransferase subunit alpha, which produces MNTSFDFEKPIAELQQQVEKVNQIAEKTKVDMSATLRELEEKIEKAKQDVYNNLTGWQQVQISRHPERPYTLQYIENICDDFIELHGDRTVKDDKAIVGGFGSLNGETVMFIGHQKGINTKMRQYRNFGMANPEGYRKALRLMKLAEKFNKPVVTFIDTPGAYPGLEAEERGQGEAIARNLLEMSVLNVPVICIIIGEGASGGALGIGIGDKVYMLEHTWYSVIAPESCSSILWRTWDYKEKAAEALKLTSENMLANGLIDGVIPEPLGGAHQDPAAMSQTIKEKLIQDLKELKSKQIETLISERIDKFCSMGVVLEN; this is translated from the coding sequence ATGAACACATCCTTCGACTTTGAAAAGCCTATTGCAGAATTACAGCAACAGGTTGAAAAAGTGAATCAGATAGCGGAGAAAACCAAAGTGGATATGTCGGCTACACTGAGAGAATTGGAAGAAAAAATAGAAAAAGCAAAGCAAGATGTCTATAACAACCTAACAGGTTGGCAGCAGGTGCAGATATCGAGACATCCGGAAAGACCTTATACTTTACAGTATATCGAGAACATATGTGATGATTTTATCGAGCTTCATGGCGACCGTACCGTAAAAGACGATAAAGCCATTGTAGGCGGCTTTGGTAGTCTTAATGGAGAAACGGTAATGTTTATTGGTCATCAGAAAGGTATAAATACCAAGATGCGCCAGTACAGGAATTTCGGTATGGCTAATCCTGAAGGTTACAGAAAAGCTTTGCGCCTGATGAAACTGGCCGAGAAATTCAACAAACCGGTTGTTACCTTTATTGATACTCCGGGCGCATACCCAGGATTGGAAGCAGAGGAGCGCGGGCAAGGGGAAGCTATTGCGAGAAATTTACTGGAAATGTCTGTACTTAATGTTCCTGTTATTTGCATAATTATTGGAGAGGGAGCTTCTGGTGGTGCATTGGGTATCGGTATTGGAGATAAAGTGTATATGCTGGAACATACCTGGTATTCTGTGATTGCTCCGGAATCTTGTTCTTCTATTCTTTGGAGAACCTGGGATTATAAAGAGAAGGCTGCTGAGGCCTTAAAACTGACCTCTGAAAATATGCTGGCTAATGGTTTAATAGATGGTGTGATTCCAGAGCCTTTGGGCGGAGCACATCAGGATCCGGCGGCGATGTCGCAAACAATTAAAGAAAAACTGATTCAGGATTTAAAAGAGCTGAAATCCAAACAAATAGAAACCCTTATTTCAGAAAGAATTGATAAGTTCTGTAGTATGGGAGTTGTGCTAGAAAATTAA